In the genome of Brockia lithotrophica, one region contains:
- a CDS encoding ClpP family protease, whose amino-acid sequence MQPFVAGEDGDEGGGNDLGRSVIEALRQFGSPSVPEPRGRIFTVTIIGQIEGHVQLPPQNKTTKYEHLLPQFVAAEQNPQIEGILILLNTVGGDVEAGLAIAEMVASCGKPSVALVLGGGHSIGVPIAVAANYSFIAETATMTIHPIRLNGLIIGVPQTFEYIEKMHERIVRFVTRHSRISPEKFKELMFKTGELTTDVGTNLSGPEAVEVGLIDAVGGLKDALAKLDELIRQRKGGQERQSEGGEGGAKGVTNS is encoded by the coding sequence ATGCAGCCTTTCGTAGCCGGGGAGGACGGCGACGAGGGAGGGGGAAACGACCTAGGTCGGAGCGTGATCGAAGCGCTTCGCCAATTCGGATCCCCTTCCGTTCCCGAACCGCGCGGGCGGATCTTTACCGTGACGATCATCGGGCAAATCGAAGGGCACGTCCAGCTGCCGCCGCAGAACAAGACGACGAAGTACGAGCACCTCCTTCCCCAATTCGTCGCCGCCGAACAGAACCCGCAAATCGAAGGCATCCTCATCCTCCTCAACACGGTAGGGGGCGATGTGGAGGCAGGTCTCGCCATCGCCGAAATGGTCGCCTCCTGCGGAAAGCCTAGCGTTGCCCTCGTGCTCGGCGGCGGGCACAGCATCGGCGTTCCGATTGCCGTCGCCGCGAACTACAGCTTCATCGCGGAGACGGCGACGATGACCATCCACCCCATTCGGCTCAATGGCCTCATCATCGGCGTTCCCCAGACTTTCGAGTACATCGAAAAGATGCACGAGCGCATCGTGCGTTTCGTCACTCGCCACTCGCGGATCTCCCCAGAGAAGTTCAAGGAACTCATGTTTAAAACGGGGGAACTCACCACCGACGTGGGGACGAACCTCTCCGGACCGGAGGCGGTAGAGGTCGGGCTCATCGATGCCGTCGGGGGGCTCAAGGACGCCCTCGCCAAGCTCGACGAACTCATCCGCCAGCGCAAAGGGGGCCAAGAGAGGCAGAGCGAAGGCGGGGAAGGCGGAGCAAAAGGGGTTAC
- a CDS encoding PH domain-containing protein, producing the protein MGTPNFAMKETWMTLFRPFTPTLPRGIDPRALQMWRVSTVLEAAIVATVILGLDVLIWVLTTDDDVQALFPWDGGWNLLPFWAKGLLVGEGVLFGLWFIFSFFVAPPLRQARFRFDLREGELEVESGIWTMQRRLIPYARIQHVDLHQGPVARLYGLSEVIVVTAAGHTSIPALPTAEAERLRDWIAQKAGISDAS; encoded by the coding sequence ATGGGTACCCCAAACTTTGCCATGAAAGAGACATGGATGACCTTATTTCGTCCCTTCACCCCCACCCTACCGCGGGGCATCGACCCACGGGCGTTACAAATGTGGCGGGTTTCCACAGTCTTGGAAGCGGCCATCGTAGCCACGGTGATCCTTGGCCTGGACGTCCTGATCTGGGTGCTTACAACCGATGATGATGTCCAAGCACTTTTCCCCTGGGATGGAGGATGGAACCTCCTCCCCTTCTGGGCCAAAGGCCTTTTGGTCGGAGAAGGCGTCCTCTTCGGGCTCTGGTTCATCTTCTCCTTTTTCGTCGCCCCGCCCCTGCGCCAGGCCCGCTTCCGCTTCGACCTCCGGGAGGGAGAATTAGAAGTGGAATCCGGGATCTGGACCATGCAGCGACGGCTCATCCCCTATGCCCGTATCCAACACGTGGATCTCCACCAAGGGCCTGTGGCCCGCCTCTACGGCCTTTCGGAAGTCATCGTGGTTACCGCCGCCGGCCACACATCCATCCCCGCCCTTCCCACCGCCGAAGCGGAACGCCTGCGGGACTGGATTGCGCAAAAGGCAGGGATCAGCGATGCCTCATGA
- a CDS encoding helix-turn-helix domain-containing protein, whose translation MKIHRAYRYELDPNQEQRILLAKHAG comes from the coding sequence GTGAAGATCCATAGAGCCTACCGCTACGAGCTCGATCCCAACCAGGAACAACGCATTCTCCTCGCCAAGCACGCCGGGG
- a CDS encoding PH domain-containing protein, translated as MPHEASSPTGPPTRAHPSYIVIAALRTAKEHWEAGLPLLILATVLLKKYFSVSLAKTLLGLFLLFGIPLAGLVLLGFAHWRTHTFWLDGATLHVQYGILRRVQQKIPLRRIQSAATEADFLERLFGVVRLRIFLAESAGLKEGEILIRALPKKEAQWWMQEILATPLGPPAPSPKEEGDSAQNPPSVEIFRYSTEQAFRGALLSPPIIQSFLIVAVLYGRLASFKDGALLESLLRRIAPAFSSPLEQQLAQLVVLFFVSWVVAVAGKWIYLLRFRFYRTPEALILEEGWISLRTKVFSLERIQAIELRQSPLEKLAGMASLRLYVAGKDETHHGTIPFLLVDRLPALMNELLPQVPDILMDVHPLPASARRPYWTRFLRHAFLLVFVIPEIIAGAFFYHLPLAVDPFDAVSYLIALPWRSAFLGGTLLFLILLGIVWGEWAYRHGGYLRSPQGYVLSVCLFTHRKIFVPRHRLQEMRLYQTPWQRLPGLANIELLWLGGSVRLFHLPLEEAQRWFTFQGPFLRF; from the coding sequence ATGCCTCATGAGGCATCCTCCCCTACCGGGCCGCCCACCCGCGCCCATCCTTCCTACATCGTCATCGCGGCCCTCCGCACCGCGAAGGAACACTGGGAAGCAGGCCTTCCTTTGCTTATCCTGGCCACTGTCCTTTTGAAAAAATACTTTTCCGTCAGCTTAGCCAAAACCCTTTTGGGCCTCTTCCTCCTCTTCGGGATCCCTCTAGCCGGCCTGGTTCTTCTCGGCTTTGCCCACTGGCGAACCCACACCTTCTGGTTGGACGGGGCGACCCTTCACGTGCAGTACGGCATCCTTCGACGAGTTCAACAAAAGATTCCCCTCCGTCGCATTCAGTCGGCGGCTACGGAAGCCGATTTTCTCGAAAGGCTGTTTGGAGTGGTGCGTCTCCGGATCTTCCTCGCAGAAAGCGCCGGGCTAAAGGAAGGAGAGATCCTCATCCGGGCTCTCCCCAAAAAGGAAGCCCAGTGGTGGATGCAGGAGATCCTCGCCACCCCCCTGGGCCCACCTGCTCCTTCCCCAAAGGAAGAAGGCGATTCAGCCCAGAACCCACCTTCGGTTGAGATTTTTCGCTACAGCACAGAGCAAGCCTTCCGAGGGGCCTTACTTTCGCCCCCGATCATCCAAAGCTTTCTCATCGTGGCTGTGCTCTACGGGAGACTGGCCTCTTTCAAAGACGGAGCTCTTCTCGAGTCCCTCCTTCGCCGGATCGCCCCGGCCTTTTCCAGCCCCCTCGAGCAACAGCTCGCCCAGCTGGTGGTCCTCTTCTTTGTCAGTTGGGTGGTTGCCGTAGCGGGAAAATGGATCTACCTCTTACGGTTTCGTTTTTACCGCACCCCCGAGGCTCTCATCTTAGAAGAAGGGTGGATTTCTCTGCGAACCAAAGTATTTTCCCTTGAGCGGATTCAGGCTATAGAACTGCGCCAATCTCCCTTGGAAAAGCTGGCGGGGATGGCCTCCTTACGCCTTTACGTAGCGGGCAAAGACGAAACCCACCATGGAACCATCCCTTTTTTGCTCGTGGATCGCCTTCCCGCCCTAATGAACGAACTTTTGCCCCAAGTCCCCGACATCCTCATGGACGTACACCCGCTTCCCGCCAGCGCTCGCCGTCCTTACTGGACCCGCTTTCTCCGCCACGCTTTCCTCTTAGTTTTCGTCATCCCAGAGATCATAGCAGGAGCGTTCTTCTACCACCTCCCCCTGGCCGTCGATCCCTTTGACGCTGTCTCCTACCTCATCGCCCTTCCGTGGCGGTCGGCCTTCCTTGGAGGCACTCTGTTGTTCCTCATCCTCCTAGGCATTGTCTGGGGAGAATGGGCCTACCGTCACGGAGGATACCTACGCAGCCCTCAGGGCTACGTGTTGAGTGTTTGCCTTTTCACGCATCGAAAGATCTTCGTGCCTCGTCACCGATTGCAAGAGATGCGCCTGTACCAAACTCCCTGGCAAAGGCTGCCCGGCCTTGCCAACATCGAACTCCTTTGGTTAGGAGGTTCGGTCCGTCTATTCCACCTTCCCCTGGAGGAAGCCCAACGGTGGTTCACCTTCCAAGGGCCGTTTTTGAGGTTCTGA